The genomic region cCAAATGACTGTGATACTATTTGTCAAACAAAAATACTGGGAGTTTTACCCCACAGTCCACATTGCTAAGTGAGGTGGAGTGATTATTTACTGTCTTCCCCGAGAACATGTTCCTTCTCAAAATTTATGCTAATATACTGTTtcctctttgcatttttcaacCTTTTGCCCTCTTTTAGACTATATTTCCCTTTTATtagtgagaaaaagagaaactttgctttttttcctctccggGGGAGTTCTATTTCATACAGGTGTAGGTGCCTGTGCCATTTGGCACCTAAGCCAGAGGTCCCCCTTGTAGGGATGCTGAGAGACACCTGTGCGTTGAGGAGCCGGTGACCCACCTAACGCAGCTAATGGGAGTAGGCCCAGGCCTGCGCTGTGCTGCGCTGCACATACAGCTTGGGCTGCATGGATCCCTCGGCTGCAGGGTAAATTTAGCCAGCTAATTGTAAGGGAGAGGTCTGCAGGGAGCTCCCTCGCAATGCTGGTGATCAGCTACGTGTCCTTGCCCTTATCTGAAACCGCAGCAACAAATTCTCATGTGAACATTCTTCCTATCTGACAGGAGAAATGATAAATAGAGttgatttgttttttgaaaatccTCAAAAGTGTTTGAATGACTCTCAATGGGGTAACATTTCCACAGTCAGGATCTGTACAGAAAGCTCTGCCCTGACTGGAGCCCTGTTTGATACCACACAACTTAGGGTTAGCAGCATCTGAAGGGACGGAAGACTATCTTTACTATCCTCTTCTTCTATATAGTGATAGCTCTAAGAAATGGCATTTTAGGCAATActtgacagagaaaaacaaaagcctgaCTGTCTTTTTTGCTGGCATTCTAATGGACTAGCACCTCCTGGTTCAAAAAACCCTTCAGGAATTCAAGGAGGTTGTTTTCAAACCCGGGCATACGCAACACGTCTGCGGCTGTGCCTATGCTAGCCAACTTGCTTCTTCCACACAGGTGATGTCAGCTCTACTGCAGACACGCAGAAAAACAGCGTCACCTCTTACATCACCGTACAATGAGACGTCACTGCTCTAGGCAGTTTCTGATGAAGCTCATCCAGATGCTGAAGCAAGTCTACTGGACTTCCCACTTCACCAAGCAGAGCAAAAAGTTCCCAAAAGCAAGCATAATGACAAATAACCTCAGCCCTCTTCTGTCTCACTTCTAGTCACACCATGTTGGGCTGCAGAACCAAAGTTGCACTtggcttctcctttcctccctccttccctcctacCTCTACCATCCAGCTCCTTTTCAATCATCCTAACTCTACCACAGAAATGGATGCCTCCTTCCAAGACAGGACCAATGCAATTCACATTTCCGATGGACCTCATTATTATGCTGAAACCACTAGTCTACCCTCCTGACCATCCCATGGATGCTGTTTGTCAGTATAGGCCTAGAGCCCAACCTTGTCGGTTTTGCAGAGGTTTTTCCTGTTCACTGAGGAATTCCACAAGATACTCCTCTGCTGGTCTCAGAGCACAAGTCCCTTGCCTGTCCCAGAATTTATGCCTTGTCTTGCACTGTAGTTGTTCTCCTTTAAGGACAAGCCTGAGAGTATAAATTTTCAGGTGGTGATAACGGGCCCATTGGGCTGCAGATACCTGACCAGGAGGTGCAGGTTCCTCCACTGATTACAAAAATGTCACAGAAGTGTTCCGATACAGCAgagagagcagccctgcagttGACACCTGCTGAGAATGCAAAAACATGTGCCTCCACATTATTTACAAAGGACTGAAGTCACACTCTATGCAAATTAACATATAGACCAAAGCTGAAAAGTTATGTTGCACGAAATGTTAGAAACTTCTCAGAAAGACATATATACAGATACATATAGAACAAGTCTTTCATCCCGGTCCTTACAGTAACCGATGATACTTTTCTGCTGTGAACTGTTCACTTCACAAAACCCCTAAAGTTTTCCATTGTTTTATGAAATAACCTcagttgtaaaaataattttagaactGTAGAGTGGCAAGCTTCGctgtttttgaaagcaaatgcttttctaaatacatactttagaaaaaacattctTACTTGTACTTTTGAGTTAATAATCCAAAATATTGTAATTAGGTACTTCTTAAAATTTTTAcctattttttcagtcattttctaaaattaccaacatttcagtcatttcatGAAACGACCAATTTCACAATATGCAagtacacacacaaaaccacaaatatCTGTTCATTTTGTAAGCTACCACTCACTTGCATGACAACGCAAAATGATTCTGTATCATCGACTGGATAGAATCGAGTGCCTCAGCTTCAAGAATCCTTTCCGAATACAGTATTTTAGGTATATCAAAATCATCAGCAGTTCATTACAAGAGAAGGCAGGGCGGCACTGGGATCAAAAACAGCAGGCAGTGTGCATGTCTGGTCATAGGCCAGGAGACAGTGACCAGCGGTGTGGcaaatgcatgcttttttttttagtacagaTCTGAATTTTCCTCTCAGGAGAGACACCTAGAAAGAAGTGGGAAGAAGAGATCTGAAAAAAGAGATGTATTCGATAGGGTTAAATGCAAGAGCGTAGTAAGAGGCAGCCTCTTTGTGCTTGCAAATCTGAAGGGACTTGCGCTTGCCTGAGAAGAACACAGTAAAACCAATAGAGGGCTAAGGGCATAGACGGGAACATGAGGAGATGGTGGCTGTTTCCAGCATTTCCACAactgttttttttgtgtgtgtgtggtattGCACAAGTAACTCAAATCTTCATTAAACAAAATCATGAACCACACATTATTAGTTCCGTTTTAAAGGAATGGGAGCTGGAATGACAAAGTTAAAGCATAGCTTTAAGTGCTTTCTAAAACACTGCTTAATATTCAGAGGTGTTGAAAACTCGAAGcttcttaaatttttatttttatttttttactattatgCAGTCTGAATAAATGCCAGAGGTCAGGAGCTGTTTTCTGGACATCAGAGCATGTGCCATGGCATGTCTTGTCCATACAGCTGAAGTCTCTTTCCCTAGAGCCACAGGAAGATTCCCCGGCCCATTCTGGCCCATGAATTTGCCAGGTGTTATATGGGATAGTGGATAAGTATATGTAAGAGATTACTAAAGATCATTATCTTAACATGATAATGCTCTGACTTCCTCATCCTATCCAAATAACACAATTACCTAGCTTTTTGCCAGTGTTCTATTATTAACTTGATTCTGTCTTGTATTTCAGCACTGAGAGAAAATTAGGCAAGTACTAAGCTATGAATGATGACAACCAATGAAGCTTAATACCTCTCTCCCTGCTTTAACTAGCATGTTATTCTCTCTTagtgttttactgttttcttggaATTAAGAAGGAATCACAGCAAGCAGAGTGGCTCCAACCTACTGCTCGGTTTCAGGTGTGTTAGCACAAGCCGTTTCATCTGAGATTTTCCCACTACTTGTTCTGGTTGTGGCAAAAGGCAGGAGCAAGAGTAATTCCATCTGTATGTACATGTGCGTGAGAAGCAAATCCTGGAGTGTAACAGCGTCAGCAGTCCCATGTGGGTCTGAAGACACCGCAGAGCTTGTTTTCAGTTCACCATAAGAAGGCACAGACAGCAGTCATGGATAGCAAGACTGTAATCTCCCTCCTTATTCTCTCTTTTATGGGCAATCTTCCTGGTAagaaaattcaatttattttcctttgtactaCAATTCTTTTGCAATGTGGTTTAGCTAAACAGAATGTTTTCAAGGTGTGTAGGACTTCCATACTCACGCTGTCTTTGAGGTAGCAGGTCAAGAAAAACATATTGATGGACTGTCAGAGTGGGCCTATTTCTTGTCTCCTATTATTCTTCAGCTAGTGGAGATTCACTAACATTGGTGAGCTTGTCCCTTAAATAttctgaggaaaatgaaaatacaccCGGGGCCTCAGAAGTGATAGCCTGCAATAACTGTGTAGCATATTGCATCGCTATCacttttcatgctgcttttatgGTAACAGACCCTGAGATGAAAGCTTGGAATATTCAAATTGGTTTGAATCAATCTATTTCTAACCAACAGCCAACTCTTAGAGCTCTTTCCTGAGAAACatgagggtaaaaaaaaaaaaaccagactctGCTGGGAAAGTCCAAACAGTATTTTGTGGGCAGCAAGTATGCCAAGTTTAGGGTTCTGGAATGCTTCCAAGCCTCAGCCCCATGTGGATGCTTGCTCCTACTGCGTCCTGGCTTCACGTTGGGATGACACACATCTGCAGCCTCTCCTGAGCCAGAACAGAGCTGGATGTGGCCAACCTCCACGCTGGAGAACTGGCTAACAGGGCGACTGTATCATAACACACACCTGCAGTGAAGCCCTGGTACAGCCTTTGGgaatctcattttcttctcttgagcCTGCAGATGGGATGTTGCTTCTCCGCTGTGATACTCTATGCTTCGCAATGCTTAACTTGCAAGTGcgttttttctgctttctgccaggTAGGTAGGGAGGTGTTGGTCAGCCAAAAGAAGCACCGGCAGATTCAGCTGGGCAGATAAGCGAAGAAGGGAAACAGGTGGATGATCATATCACGGTAGAAGAACTAGCACAGGGTGAGGTAAAGGGGTTTGCTGTTTGGTCTTAAGGGATGTCAAGAGTACCCACAGTAAGAGAGGACTGAACAACTGACTGGGATTTTGGCTCCTGCAGCCCTACTCATCTCAGTAAGAGTGTCCGTGTGCCCCACATCCATTTATCTGGACCTTGTCTTTGCTTCTTGATACTGCCCTCAAAGTACTGAATCTCCTTTTTCAAATACCTTCGACAGTTCAACTGTCAGGAATTTCAGGCTGAAGATGCAGCTTCCCTTAGTAGGAAAAATGGACAAATGTGAGAGTTGTGATTGTCCATTTTAAACTGTGatatctgaaatgaaaacaggaacATAGCCCAGTGTCTGCAGTGGTGGAGCTGGGAAAGCCCTAGGCTTCACGGCGTGTGATCTTGGGTAACTTGCGCCACCCCTCTGGCACTCTGTGCTCAATCCCCAAAGCTgggataactttttttttgcttcactaGGGCAACGTGGGTCTGGAAGGACTGTCAGGCAACACCAAGTTCAGTCCATGGGCTTGGGTGCTGTACAATGTGTGGCATAATTTAATCAAACTCCATCCCAAAGCTTGTTGGGTTTCTTGCTCCTAGTACTTACCCAGATTTGCTTCCTCAGAGGCCGTCACACCTTTCCAAGCATCTTGATTAAGCTTCTAAGCAGAATATTTTCGTGGCTTTTTCACACCAGGTACCAGTGTAGAATTTTAGCCCAAAATAGGTTTTACCTCCAGGCTGTATTCATGGGGAGTAGCTGTCTGCCTGTTCAGctagctttttcttcctctcataAGAGAGGAGTCCCACACTTCAGTAGCCTTTTGTTGCACTTGAAGTTGTGGGATGCCAAAATAATTGTAGTGGTAATGGGAACTTATAAATTGTTAACTGTACAAAGTCTGGAGATCTCAAATGCCCTGTTCTTCCTCAGTGAAGGTACTACCTTAAACCCAAGAATAGCAATCCATTTATACCTTGAGGCATGAACTTTTTatcccttctgctttctctaattaatattttcattgttcGTTTGGTTCAGTTGCAGACGTTACAAGCTTCGCTTTCCTTTCCTCACAGAGATgatgctggcagcagagctgcggTGTCACTGCATCCAGACCGTCACAGGATTAATGTTGCCAAAGCGCCTGGCCAACGTAGAAATCATTCCTAAGGGCCCACACTGCAACGCTGTGGAAATCATGTAAGTAAAGTCAGCAGGCAAAAGAAGTCATGGTTTATGGATGCTGAAGACTTGGCAGCCCTTAAGCTTATAGTCCTCAGCGCTGTCTGCATCCTCCTCTGACCTCCTCAGGTGCCAATATTAACTAAAGTGAAATGTTCATTCCACTGCAGAGCAACGCTGAAGAACAGCCAGCAAATCTGTTTAGATCCTCAGGCCAAATGGGTGAAGATGATAATTAACAGGATTCTACACAGGTAACTGCCAGGATTACCTAGTAACTGGAATTATTCCACCAAATGGCATATTTTCTCCAGTATAAACATCAACATGTGTGCAATCTTCAGCGCTCGTTCTCTGAGACCCATTTGAGTAGTGCAGGGCTAGGAATACAGGAGGACTAGATTTAGTTGATCTTTGGACAAGGCAGAAGCAAGGCCTACCTGACATATctcagtaatttaaaacaaactaagTGTTACATGTCATACTTTTCAAACAAGTATATCAATCCAGGGTTCCTCAGGGTTGTGTTCAGCTCCAAATTACCAAGGACAATGTTTGGGCTTTCTGGAGGAAGAGTCTTGGAAGCAATACAGAAGTGTTGTTCAGCACTGCCCTGCACCAGCTGGTCTGCCCAAGAGACAAGATGATCATTACGACAAGTTTCTCTTGTGTCTGTGGGTGCGTGCATCCCCTCGGAGATACATTACACACAACAGCTATCCAGGCAAACTTATTCTAGAATAGTTTGAAGTGACTTCCCCCGGTGCAAATTAAACaaacattaaacaaacaaaagaaacaaaaaagaaaagaattattttattttccactaaaAGTGAATCcggttttgtctggttttgatGTTTGTAAATTAATACCACTGCTTTGTGCCTGCTGTAATTCATTACAATATCTGTATTACAGTGCATCCAAGGAACGGCGTCAGTGAAGGAAACAGAGGCAACTCTGCAAGCAAGAGAAAGCTGCATAGAAATGCCATTAGCCTTTAAGTGTCTCCAGGCTCACAGTATTCATAATTTCACTTTAGCTTTTTCTATCCTCACTGCTCTCCATGCACAGACTGTTCATCTGCAAAAGGAAACTGCTGGGCTGAACAGGCTGTCACAACACTAGCAGACTCTCGTATTTTATGGCAAAATTTTACATGGTGCTTAATTGCAGAGGCATTTAAAGCAATATCCTAACCAAACCCTAACCTTGCATTGGTCAGCTGGAAACACCTGCACAGGTTTAGCAACACCAAGGATTTGGCATTCACTGAACTGGTATTTATACCAAATCATCTCTAAGCTTCATTTTGAAGGACTATGAAGTACAGTTTTGTCTAGTTTAAGAGGGCTGTagttttcaaagtaaataaGTATTAACCAAAGGAGattcttacagaaagaaaaaaaaaaaattaaaagggaaaagaaaggggaaaaaggaatttCTTGATATCAATAAAAACCTTGCTTAGACGCAATATGGTCAATGAAGTAAAGCAAATGCTGTAAGATTTCAGTGCTTAAAAACCGTTTTTTTGGTCTTATGCATATTAAATATACCTCTAACATTAAAACGGCAGAGTCATAGTAGTTCTGTTTTTGTCACCAAGCTATCAATGTCACAAGGACTCTTCCATAAAAAAGGTTTTTAGAAGCCATCAATTCAACTTTTCATaaatgaaatgtgaagaaaatgtgtgtgaAATATCATCTAATGTTTTCAAACATGCTCAGAGTTTTGCCACCTGCAAAGCATTGTTAGGGTTTAGTCATAGTGCACCAGGGGCTGAAAAGTAATAAATAGAAGTTTACAGTAAGTACAGCCAGACTGTAGGTAATATTCTTATTCGCTATGTCTGTTTTTACAAGACaataaacaagattttaaatttattttcagtaatgatGGTTTTGCTAAAATACgtttccttttccctttaaGTAACGTATTTGAATACGatcctgttttcaaaattaaaagcaccCGTTACTCACCTGAACACAGGTGCATTTCTGGTTCTCATGTATGCAAGAGATCATGACATCATCATTGAATACTAACACTGTAGGTCTCCAAACACATTTGAGAGATGATGTCTCAGCTGTGTAGCATGAGATGCTATTTAAGGACCACCTGACTACTtaataaattaaagaagaaacCAAACGAAATGAAACCAAACCAGATTTGCCACAAAGACTTTACAGATAACTGAAAAAGTAAGTATTTTCTGCAAGAAGAATTTTCTTCCACCAAATATATCGAAAAAGAAGCTGATCTAGTAAATTAATTAGAAACAAACCCACTGATCTTTTTATCAGTGTTTAGATTAAAAGTATATGTCTTTCAGTTCTAACTGAAATAAGGTAGCTTTTTTGATAAGTTTACTTCGCCAAGAGCACACTCATACCAAGGTGGTACTGGGAGTGCATATGCACATTACAGTAGGAGttgataatgaaaaatatctgataAATGCAGTTTTGATCTCTATGGTAAACCCCAAATTGCTATCTCAGATTCAAATTTTTGTCTCTGCAGACAGCCAGTGACTGCAGTGACACAGATGACTATTAATACAACATAAATATgatgcagagaaacagcaagtGAATCTCCTTCCAAGGCTctaggaaacaaaaatgcacCTGCTAGCCAAATGTCACTGCCCCTCTCAGGGGCATCATCTTAAAAAGATTTACGGTTCCTGCCCTCACATCTGCCATTGCAAAAACTCTTGCAGAAACATTACGCCTCA from Aquila chrysaetos chrysaetos chromosome 1, bAquChr1.4, whole genome shotgun sequence harbors:
- the LOC115340268 gene encoding C-X-C motif chemokine 5-like, with protein sequence MGNLPEMMLAAELRCHCIQTVTGLMLPKRLANVEIIPKGPHCNAVEIIATLKNSQQICLDPQAKWVKMIINRILHSASKERRQ